The nucleotide window TCGGCACCCGGACCAACCGGGTCGAGACGGCGCAGCAGGTGAACCAGGACCTCCAGCTGACGCTGCAGACCCGGTCGGCGTCCATCGAGAACATCGACCTGGCCAAGACCATGGTGGACCTGTCGATGATGCAGACCGGTTACCAGGCCGCGCTGGGCGCCACGGCCAAGGTCGTCCAGCCGACCCTGCTGGACTTCCTGCGCTGAAACGGCGGCAGGGGCCGCCGTTTCAGCGCCGCCCCTGCCGAGAAGAGAGCTGGAGCGCCGACCACCCGGGTGGCGGCGCCCCCGTCCCGCCACACCGGCGGGGCACGCCACGGATGGCCCACACGAACCCATGGAGGGGTACCCCATGCTCACACTCACCCGCAGCGTCGGCGAGAGCATCCGGATCGGCGAGGACATCGAGGTCTACGTCGTCGAGGTGCGCGGTGGCACCGTGCGGCTGGGCTTCAAGGCCCCCCGCGAGGTCGCCATCCACCGCGAGGAGGTCTACCGCCAGATCGCCGAGGCCAACAGCCTGGCGGCCGAGGTGGCAGCCGACGCGCTGGGCGCCTTGGCAGCATTCGCACCAGCGTTGAACAGCTCGACTAGCAAAGAGTGACATGACCGTGATCGATTCGACTCAATAGTCGTTCACCTCAGTTGCCACAGTAGTCACAGGGCGGCGAGTCTCGCCGTCGGACTGGTCGCTGCTGCGCAACTCTTCCCCCACAGCGCCACCGCTACTGGGGGAGATCGACATGGCACGCAGCGCACTTGCACAGAACACGACCGCTGGCATCGACCTGCACGTCGAGGAGCCCGCTGCCGACGGCCTGCGCCTCGTCGAGGCCGTCGGCAGCGACGTGGACGCGCTGGGCCCCGCCTGTGCCGAGTCCACCTGGGCCGAGACCGTGGTCGTCCACGTGCAGCTCCGCCCCCGGCGCTCCGGCACCCGCCGCTGCCTGGCCGCCCTCTCCGCGCTGGCCGGCCGGCACGAGGACGTCTCCTTCTCCCTGACCGGGCTGTCCGGCGACGACCGCGTCGTGCGGGTCACCGTCGGTGTCGAGCTCGGCCCGCGGGAGCTGATCGCCAAGTTCTCCGACCAGGCGCAGGCCGCCTACGCCTTCGTCGACGGTCTGTTCACCGACCTCTACGACTTCATGCCGGTCTACGTCGCCGAGCCCAGCGCGGCCGAGCGCGCCGCCGCCGCCGGCGTCCTCGAGGCCGCCGAGGCCCCGCGCGCCGCCGCCCCCCGGGCGGCCGCGCCGCGCATCCCCTCGCCGCGGACCCCCGTCGACGCCGCCGTCACCCGGCGCGCGGTGCCCGTCCCCGCCTGACGGAGGACCCCGGTCCCCCCCGGGCCGACCAGCACCACCCCCCACCCGCCCCCTGCACTTCCCCTCAGGAGGACCCGGTGTCCGAGTTCATCACCGCCCAGCCCGCCCCCACGACGTCCACCCTCCCGGCCGGGCTCGCCCCCGCGGGCGCCCCCGAGGAGCGCCGCACCCGTGAGCCGCTGGTCTTCGGCGGGATCCCCGAGGCCGACGGCTGGGTCCTGGCCCCGATCACCCCGCGCGACCGGGTGCACTTCCGCACCGACCGCGAGCTGCCGCTGGCCGAGTTCCGCGCCGCCTTCCCCGCGGACGTCACCGTCACCCACGACGAGGGCGACGGCCTCTACCGGGTCGACGGGCAGCCGGGCACCGGTGACGAGCTGGCCGCGCTGACCCGCGCCTGGTGCGCCTCCCACGGCTACGCGACCGTGGGGCTGCGCCCGGAGACCGGCGTCCGCCGCCGCGCGCCGCGCGACCTGCCCCCGGCCTTCCTCGACGGGCTCTGCCGGCACTACTGCCGGGTCAGCCTCAAGCGCCTGCAGCGGAACATGAGCACGATCCGGCTGCACCTGCCCGACAACGACGACGTCGACCAGCAGGTCGCCGAGTGGGTGCTGAAGGCCGTGGCCACCTACGACGAGGTTAAGGGCGTGCCGTTCGGCGCCTTCCTGGCCACGCAGCTGTCCAAGTGGGTGCACGACCTGGGCCGCAACGCCTACGGGCGCACCGCCGCCGACACCGAGAACAAGCAGCAGAAGGCCATCGCCTCCTTCACCGCCGAGCACCAGCGCCGCCCCAGCGAGAAGGAGCTGGCCGCCTACATGGGGCAGAGCGTCGCCACGCTGCGCCGCAACTCCCAGACCGTCGCCACCCTCAACGGGTTGCGCAACCTCCAGTCACTGGACGGCGGCGCCGACGCCGTCGAGTTCGTCGTCCCCGACAGCGCCGAGGTGCCCGACGAGATCATGGGGGAGGCCGAGCAGACCCTGCTCTCCCACGCCCTCACCGCCGCCTGCGCCCCCGACCCGACGGCCCGCCGCGACCAGCGCGCCGCGCAGCCGAACGTGCTCGGCTGGGCCACCTGGTACCTGACCACCTGGGGCGGGCAGACCAAGACGCAGCTGTCGGCGGACCTGAACACCTCGGTCCGCAACATGAACGTGCACGCCGACCGCGCCGAGCAGGCGCTCAAGGCCCGCCTCTCCGAGCTCGGCGGCTGACGGAGGACCTCGTCCTCCGTGCCCCCTGGGCTGGAGCAGTGCTCTGCAGGACCCGGCACTCGCCGGCCCGCGGTGGGCCCCGGAGGGGCCGTGCCACGCCGTCACCGCCCCCACGTCCGACCCCGCACCAGGGGGTCGGCGCAGCACGTCACCAGCGCCCCGGACCGCCTCGGCGGGCCGGGGCGCTGTGCTGTCCGGGAGTCGAGGAAATCGCCGGTGGTACGGGTCCATCCGCGTCCTGACCTGCCGATGTACGTGGTGTGACCACGCCCCACCGCTCCCGCCGCCCTGCGGAGCGGGCCGGGACGACGGCGGCTCCGCCGCGGCTCCCGGTGCGCCCGGGCGACCGCCGGCCGGCGGTGCGGGCATGAGCGTGCCCCCGGCCGCCGAGCCCGACCAGGTCGTGCTCGTGCCGCACTGGCTGACCGCCGTCGACCGCTCCGAGGTGGAGCGCGCCGTCACCGAGGCCCTCGAGGTCGGCCCGGTGCACCCGGTCGCCGCCATCCACCTCGGTGACGTCCTCACCGAGCTGCACGTGGCCGCCGCGCGCGAGGTCGTCTGGCCCGCGCCCGTGGCCCGCGTCCGCCGGGCGACCGGCTGGGGCGCCGACGTCGTCCCGGTCCGGCTCTCGGCGCTGGAGCTGGCCAGCGTGCTCTCGCTGCCCGGCCTGGCGTCCGTCGCCCGGGCCGCGCTCACCGGCGGACGCAGCGCGTGAGCGAGACGCTCTTCGGCGCCCCCGCCGGTCTCCTCGCCCGGCTGAACCGCAGCGAGGTGCGGGTGCCCGACGTCCGGGCGGCGCTGTCCCGCCTGACCGACGACGAGATCGGCCCGGGTCTGCGGCTGGACGTCTTCGAGGGCACCGGCACCGGTCCGATGGTGGTGCTCGAGGAGGCCGGCCGCCGCACCCGCGTGCTGCTGGCCGAGCTCGCCGTGCAGATGACCCGGTCCCGCGTCCCGGCCACCCCCGAGGGCGTCACCGCCGCGACGGTCGCCTGGCTGGCCCGCCGCCCGGTGCCCGACGAGGTGGCCGCGCAGACCGGGATCGCACTGCTCGACTGGTCCGACCCCCGGCAGACCGTGCTGGGCTGGCGGGTGGTCGTGCGCCGCGGTGAGGTCGGCGTCCCGTGGCGGCCCTCGCGCACCGCCACGCTGCCGCTGGTCCACCAGACACGCTCCGCCGCGCTGGGCCGGGCGGCCACCGTCGACGCCACGCTGCACGTGCAGGGACCGCTCGGGCTGTGCACCGCCACCGACGCCCCCGGCCTGGACACCGCGGTGCTCGTGCGCCCCGAGGCGCTGCTGCAGGAGATGGCCGACCGGGGTCTGCGGCTGCGGGACGGGCACGTGGTGGTCACCCCGCGCCGCCCGGTCGCCGCCGCCGAGGGACCCGTGGCCCGCCGGCTGGCCGCCGAGGCGACCGAGGCCTGCGCCACCCTGCCCTGGTGGGCCGTGGCCGACCTCGGCTGGGCCTGAGCCCCACCGCGCGGGCAGCCGGGCTCAGGCCAGGCTGCCGTACTCCCAGTGCCACGGCTCCGGGTTCTGCCCGCGGGCCTGCGCCCAGTCCGGGTGCACCCAGCCGAAGTGCCCGGCGTTGAGCTGCATCCAGGCCGTCTGCGCGGTGCCGAAGACGTTGATCCCGCCGCAGAGGTCCACCGCGAGCCCCCAGCCGTGGTTCGACGTCCCCGGGACGGCGGTGATCCGCGGCTTGCGGACGTGCGCGTCGACCTGAGCGGCGAACGAGCGGTAGGAGTCGGTGATGCACAGCGGCGAGCCGAAGGCGGCCTGGTAGGCCGCCGACATCGCGCCGTACGCGGCGGCCGCGTCGCAGCGCAGCCGCTGCCCCGGGGCGACACCGCACAGCTGGTCGGCCGGGATCTGCCCGTTGGACCAGCCACCCCAGCCGGCCTCGGCCGGGCTGGTCGCGGTGCCGGGCGCCGGCGGCGGCGCGCTGCAGGTCGCCGGGCCGGTGGTGGCCACCGGCAGCGGGGTGGGGGTCGCCGCGGGCACGGTGACCCGGACGGCGGTGGTCAGGTCGCCCACGTCGTGCACCGCGACCTGCCAGCGGTCGGCGGAGGCCGACAGCACGCTGGTGCCGCCGAGGTAGAGCCCGACGTCGTCCAGGCCGCTGCCCCAGCGGGTGCTGAACACCAGGTCACCGACCTGCAGCTGGCTGCGGGGCACGGGGGTGCCCTGCGCCCACTGGCCGGCCAGGTCGCCGGCGATGCCCAGCCCGGCCTGAGTCCAGGCGGTGCTGGTGAGCCCGGCGCAGTCGTAGCCGTCGGGGCCGCTCTGGCCGGGCAGGTAGGGCCGGCCCAGCTGGGCGAGGGCGGCGCTCACCGCGGCGACGGTCTCCGCGGGCAGCACGGTGAGGACCTGACCGTCGGCGTAGGCCGACGCCACCCCGGGCACCGGCGTGCCGGAGCCGTCGCGCAGCGGGGCCAGCCCGGGCGGCAGGTCGTCGGCGTCGGCCAGCTCGGTCGCGGTCGGCGGGGTGATCCCGGCGGCGACCAGCCGGTCCAGGTAGGTCTGCCAGCCGGTCAGCGCGGTGGCGTTGCGCTCCTGCTGGTCCGCCGACGCCGGGGTCGTGGACAGCCCGGCCCACCGCGCGCTGGTGCGCAGGTCCATCGTGGTGGCGATGCCGTGGATCTCGGTGAGGACGGCGGCGGCGCGGGCGCGGGCCACGGTGGCGGAGTCCTCGGCCGCGGCGGCCTCGTCGGTGTACTGCGCAGCGTGCACGGCGGCCCGGCCGGCGCGGGCCACGTCGGCGTCCCGGGCGTCGGCGAGCTGCTCGGTCAGGCCCTGGGCGTGCAGCACGTCGGCGGTGGCGTCGGGCGCGTCCACGGAGAGCCGGCCCACGGGCCAGCGCTGCCCGGCGCTGCTCATGTAGGCCGCCGCGGCCGCGCTGCCGACGGCGGTGCGGGCGGTGGCCGCGTCGGCCTCGGCGGCGTGTCCGGCGTCTCGTGACTGCTGGGCGCGTGCGGTGGCCGACGCCGCCTCGGCCAGGGCGGCGCGGTAGCGGGCGGTGGCGTCGGCGAGCGTGGTGGCGGCGGTCTGCGCGTCGTCGGTGACCGCCCGGGGTGCCTGGCCGGCCTCGGTCGGCGGCTGGGTGAGGGCACCGAGCAGGAGCAGGACGGCGAGGGTGGCACCGGTGAGCACGCCGAGCCGGTCGCGCCACCGCCGAAGTGCACCGGGGGTGCGGGTGCGCTTCGGGGCAGGACGCCGGGCCGGGGGCCTGCGCGCCGTGGAGCCCGGCCGGGGAGCACCGCCGCGCGGTCGGGCGGGAGCGGTGCGGGCGGTCGTGCTGCGGGTGGTCGTGCTGCGGGCGGTGCCACTGCGGGCGGCGCCCGAGCGGGCGGGGGAGGGCGCCGGACGGCGGGGGGCCGTGCCCGTCGTCCGGGGTCGCTGCGCGGTGACCTGCGCGCGTGGTGCGGTCACCGTCGTCCCCCGGGGCTGAGATCGGTCCGGGCGCCAGGCGGCGTCCGGTGTCCTGATCCCATCGACGGAGGCCGGGGGTCGGTGTAGGTCCCTCACCCCTCCGGGGGAGGGAGGTCACCCGTCCGGGGGGAGACGCGACGAGGCCCCGTCGTCCGGTTGGACGACGGGGCCTCGGTCTCGGTCCCTCTGCAGGGGCCCGCTGCGAGCGTGCGAGCGGTGGGGGCAGAGGAGTCCTTCAGCGGGCGGAGAGCTCCACGAAGGAGCGCTCGGTGGGGCCGGTGTAGACCTGCCGCGGGCGGCCGATCTTGGTGGCCGGGTCCTCGATCATCTCGCGCCACTGGGCGATCCAGCCCGGCAGCCGGCCGAGGGCGAAGAGCACGGTGAACATCTTCGTGGGGAAGCCCATCGCCCGGTAGATCAGCCCTGTGTAGAAGTCCACGTTGGGGTAGAGCTTGCGGGAGATGAAGTAGTCGTCGTGCAGCGCGATCTCCTCGAGCTGGCGGGCCAGGTCGAGGAGCTCGTTGTTGCCGCCGAGCTTGTTCAGCACCGTGTCGGCCGTGGCCTTCACCAGGGCCGCGCGCGGGTCGTAGTTCTTGTAGACCCGGTGCCCGAAGCCCATCAGCTTGACGCCGGGCTCCTTGTTCTTCACCCGGTCGACGAAGTGGCCGATGTCGCCGCCGTCGGCCTTGATCGCCTCGAGCATCTCCAGCACCGAGGAGTTGGCACCGCCGTGCAGCGGGCCCGACAGCGCGTGGATGCCGGAGGAGACCGACGCGAACATGTTCGCGTGCGCCGAGCCGACCAGCCGCACCGTGGAGGTCGAGCAGTTCTGCTCGTGGTCGGCGTGCAGCACGAAGAGCATGTCCAGGGCCTTGACCAGCTCCGGGTCGGCCTCGTACGGCTCGGCCGGGAACCCGAAGGTCATCCGCAGGAAGTTCTCGACCAGGCCGAGGGAGTTGTCCGGGTACAGCATGGGCTGGCCGATGGACTTCTTGTAGGCGTAGGCCGCGATCGTGGGCAGCTTGGCCAGCAGCCGCACCGTCGACAGCTCCACCTGGCGGGAGTCGAAGGGGTCCAGCGAGTCCTGGTAGAAGGTCGACAGCGCGCTGACCGCCGAGGAGAGCACCGGCATCGGGTGCGCGTTCCGCGGGAAGCCGTTGAAGAACCCCTTGAGGTCCTCGTGCAGCAGCGTGTGCCGCCGCAGCCGCTGGTCGAACTCGCCCAGCTGGTCGGCCGTGGGCAGCTCGCCGTAGATCAGCAGGTAGGAGACCTCGAGGAAGCTGGCCTTGCCGGCCAGCTGGTCGATCGGGTACCCGCGGTAGCGCAGGATGCCCGCATCGCCGTCGATGTAGGTGATCTCCGAGGTGCAGGAGGCGGTGTTCACGAAGCCGATGTCCAGGGCGACCTGACCGGTCGTGGCCAGCAGCTTGCTGGTGTCGATGCCCTCGGACCCCTCGGTGGAGGGGATGACCCGCATGGGCAGTTCGCCGCCGGGCCAGCGCAGGGCGACGTCTGGGGTGCTCGCTGTCTCGCTCATCAAGGCCGGACGGTACTGCCCCGGGCGGGGGAGTGACAGGTCAGGGCACATCAGACGCGCGCGGGTCCTGGACCCGCGCTCGCCACGCCGCTGGTCGCCTGACCCGAGACGACGCCCCAGCCCGGCGAAGCGAGCACGTGCTCGAGCCAGTCCAGTGCAGTCGGGCTCAGGGGCAGGTCTCCGGGGAACGCGCGGGGCTCCCCTCGCGGGGCGACGCTGTCGACGCTGATGTCGCCGCAGTCCTCGGGTGTCTGCCCGAGTCCGGACAGGAGGCCCACCAGGACAGCGGTGCTCTTCGAGCCGGCTGCGTCGTCGCCGGCCGCGAAGGGGAGGCTCACCGCCAGCCGCGGATGGTCCCCGGCGAGACGCAGCAGGCGAGTGGCCCCCTCCGGTCGTGTCTCCCATCCGGGAGCAGCACGCACGACCAACGACCGACTGCGGCCCCGATCGGTCAACGCGAGGACGTCGGCGCGCATCGCCGGGTCGTCCAGCTCTGCGACCGGGTGGAGAGCCACCTCGAAGTCGGGCGTCTGGGGGTTCCCGCCAGTGGCGAACGTGACGAGCATCGAGCCGTACCGGGGGTCCTCGACCCTCTCCCCGAGGTCCTCTGCCCGGACCGCCGAGCTCCCGCGTGCCTGGTCGTACAGCGCCTCCAGGGAGCTCGTCCAGTTGCTGCCGGCGTGGAGCGATGCCACCGCGGCCTGGACCTCTGCACCTCGTCGCATGCGCAGCTCGGGGTCAGTGACCAGCGCCCGCAGTTGGCGGACGTACTCCTCGGGGCTCTCTGCACAGGGCTCACCCAGGAGTCCCGGCATGCCGGCCTGGTAGACGAACAGGCGGTCGTCGGCCGGGATGTCGGTGAGGGCCAGGGTCGGCAGGCCGGTCATGGCGGCCTCCAGCACCGAGGTGCCCGAACGGGTGGGGTAGGACTCGAGGTAGACGTCCGCCGCTCCGTAGTAGGGAGCCGGGTCCGGCACCACCCCGACGGGCAGCAACCTCCCGGGGTAGCGCGCCGCGAGACGTTCCCAGGCGCCCGTCCGCGACGCCCCCACGAGCACGACGACCAGTTGGGGGAACCACGTCAACGCCCGGTCGAGCAGGCGGTCCATGCCGCGGGCTCCCAGGGGGGACATCTTGGCCTCGGTGGCGACGGTCAAGCCCAGCACTGCGCCGGCCGGGACGCCCAGCTTCCGCCGCATCTCGTCCCGGGGCACCGATGACGCCTCGACGTCGACGGGGATGGGCAGCAGAGCCGACCGCCCGGCGGCCACGCCGCGCAGCTCGTGCGACAGTCGCTGGCCGAAGGGGCGGAAGTCGCTCACGACGTCGGCTGCGCCGACGCCGAGCCAGTAGGAGTGGTCGGCGTGGTTCTCCAGGACCACAGGCGGTCGGTCGCCCGGGAGGTTCACCGCAGCGAGGACCACCGCGTCGTACGGGTGCACGTGCAGGACGACCATGTCCGCCTGGTCCATCAGCCCACGCAACGCCTGGGCCCGTTCCAGCAGGGGGGCGTGCCGTTCCCGCAGCTCGTCGACACGTCCGCCGGACGTGGTGACGGCGTCGAGCAGCTGCTCCGGGACGGGGCCGTGGTGGTTGGTCAGCGCCACATGGCTGCGACGGTGGTCCCGGCTGATCCACCGTCGGGCGAAGCGGGTGTGCCCGCCGAAGGCGTAGGCCTCGGACAGGACGTGGAGGACGTGCCCGCCGGACCGGGTGCCGTCCACCACCGGCCCGTCGCCTGCCCGCACGTGCGACAGCACCATCCGCTCGAGGACCGGGTCGCTGAGCAGCCCGGGGGGTGCCATCCAGGCGTAGTGGGCGGCCATCGTCGCCGCGCGGAGGACGCGTTCCACGTCGGTCCCGGTGGCGTGGGCACCGACGACGTCGACCAGCTGCCCGTAGCGCAGTCGGTTCTCGGCGAGCACTCGCTCAGCGGGTGCAGAGGGACGGGTCACGAGGTCTCCAGAGCGGCGGTGGGGGAGTTGTCCGGTGCGGCGCCGGGGGCTGCCGGCGGGGGGTGCAGCTGCGGTCGTGTCTCGAACGGTCATGCGCGGAACGACCGCACGGCGTCGATCACCCGGTCCTGGTCGTGCGGGGAGAGCATCGGGTCCATGGGGAGGCTGAGCACCTCGCGCGCGAGCGCGTCCGAGACCGGGAGGTGGGCCTCCGCCAGGGCGGTGCCGGCGAAGGCACCCTGGCGGTGGCAGGGGATCGGGTAGTGCACGCCGGCCTCGACGCCCGCGGCGGCCAGGTGCTCCTGGAGGCGGTCGCGGTGGCGACTGCGCACGACGTACAGGTGCCAGGCCGGCGTCGCCCACGCGACCCGCTCGGGGAGGACCAGGTCCAGCCCGGCGAGCCCTTCGTCGTACCGGCGGGCCACCGCTTCCCGGCGGGCGTTGTGCGCCTCCATGCGGCGCAGCTTCACCGACAGCACGGCTGCCTGGAGCTCGTCCAGCCGACTGTTCCAGCCGACCTCGTCGTGGCGGTACTTCTCGGTGGACCCGTAGTTGCGCAGCGAGCGGAGCCGCCGGGCCGTCTCCGGGTCGGACGTGGTGACCGCCCCACCGTCGCCGAGAGCCCCCAGGTTCTTGCCCGGGTAGAAGCTCCAGGCGGTCGCGTGCGTCAGCCCACCCACGGGGCGGTCGCGCAGGCGGGCGCCGTGAGCCTGGGCAGCGTCGTCGAGGACGGCCAGGTCGTGATCGCGGGCCAGCCGCAGGACCGGGTCGAGGTCGACCGGGTGGCCGTAGAGGTGCACCGGCAGGATCGCGCGGGTCCGCGGCGTGACGGCCGCGGCCAGGGCCACGTCGTCCCAGTCGGCACGGGCGGAGCGGACGTCCACCGGCACGGGGACGGCGCCGACGTGAGCGACGGCCAGCCAGGTGGCCACGAAGGTGTGCCCGGGCACCAGGACCTCGTCGCCCGGGCCGATCCCCAGCGCCCGCAGGCCGAGGGAGAGCGCGTCCAGCCCGTTGCCCACACCGACGGCGAACCGTGCGCCGACCGCGGTCGCCCAGGCCTCCTCGAAGGCGGCGAGCTCGGGTCCGAGGAGGAGTCGTCCGCTGCGGACGACCCGCAGGGCGGCGTCCTCCAGGTCGGGGGACAGCTCGGCGTGCAGGGCGCCCAGGTCCAGGAGAGGCACCTGCCGCGGGGTCGGCGAGGTGGTCACCGTGCAGCTGCCGCGCCGCCGACCTCGCCGGCGGCCTCAGCCGCCCGCCGGGCCTCACGGAAGTCGTCGTAGTCGCGGTAGTAGTCGTCCTCGGCATAGACCTGGGAGGCGAGCACGAGGCACACGCTGCCGGAGGAGAAGTTGCCGAGCTCCCGCCAGACCAGCCGGGGGACCAGCAGTCCGTGGTACGAGCGGTTGAGGTGGAACCGCGCGGTCTCCGTGCCGTCGTCGACGACGACGTCGAAGCTGCCGGCCGCGGCGACGATCAGCTGCTGCAGCTCGCGGTGCCCGTGCCCGCCGCGGGACTCACCGCCCGGCACGTCGTAGAGGTAGTAGACGCGGGCGATGTCGAAGGGCATGTGGACCCCGCCCTCGAGGGACGTCAGGTTGCCCCGCGGGTCGGTGATCCGCGGCAGGTCGACGATCCTGCAGCCGGCCCCGCTGCCCTCCGGGCGCGGGTTCCAGTCCGTGGCGCGACGGCCCGGGCTGGGGGAACGGCGGTCGGGAGGAGTCACGCCCCGGCTCATCGGCAGGCGTCGGCAGCTCCGGTACCCGCGTGCGCTGCCCCGGGGGTGGTGTGACGCCAGGTGCCGCATGGGACGGTGGGGACACGACGTCCCCCGTGCGGTCGGCGCCGTCGTCCATGGTGGCTCCATGCCCGACACGACCCTGACGTACGAGACGGTGCCCTTCCGCCTCGACCGCGCCACGTACCCGGCGCTGGCGTCGATGACCGCCACGCTGCGGGACAGGCACCGGTTCGCCGCGGACATCGCCGACCGCTGCGCCGCCCTGTTCGGGGCTCGCTGGGCCGAGGAGTTCGAGGTCGTCGTCGACGCCCTCTTCCCCACGCCCGAGGCGGTGGCCGCTGCGGTCAAGGGGTACGCCGCCTTCGCGATGCAGTCCATGCGACTGCAGGCGGCGTTCGAGGTCGAGGGCCACTACCGGTCGAAGACCTACGACCAGGCGGCCAGCGAGGTGTACTTCAACGAGCAGCACATGATGCGTGAGTACCTGCCGGGCCTGCTGCTCTCGCACTTCCTCTGGCCGCACCACTACCGGCAGCTGCAGTTCTTCGAGACCGCCTTCGTGGACGCCATGCGGGTGGCCGGCGCGTCCTCCTTCGTCGAGGTGGGGATCGGCACCGGCCTCTACTCGGGTCTCCTGCTGCGCAGGCTGCCCTGGGTGCGCGGGACCGGGTACGACATCAGCCCGTCCTCCAAGCAGTTCACCGAGGACCAGGTCCGCGCGCTGGGCGTCGAGGACCGGTACGAGGTGCAGCTGCGCGACGTCACCGCTCGTCCCGTCGAGCCCCGGGCCGACTGGCTGGTGTGCGTCGAGGTGCTGGAGCACCTGGAGGACCCCGTCGCCTTCCTGCGTGGCCTGCGCGCGTCGCTGGCCCCCGGGGGGAGGGCGTTCATCACGGCCGCGCTCAACGCCGCGCACGCCGACCACATCCACCTCTACCGCACCCCCGACGACGTGCTCGCCCAGCTCGTGGAGGCCGGTTTCACCCTGGAGCAGTCGTTCGTGGGTGCCGCCTACGCGCCCCGGGCGCCCGGCGTGCCGGTCCCCTCGGCCGCCGCGTTCATCGTCTACTAGACGGATGTCGCCAGCCGTGACCACCGACCCGGTGCTGCGAGGGGAGTTCGTGAACCTGCGCCCACTGCAGGTGGCAGATGCCGAGCTGACCTTCCGCTGGCGCAGTGCGGCCCGCGCGCGCTTCCTCAACGCAGGCGCCCAGACCGTCGAGCAGCAGGCGGACTGGATCGCCGCTCGCCCGGACTCGGAGCGCAACCACGTCATCGAGCTGGCCGACGGCCGCCCCGTCGGCATGCTGTCGCTGACCGGTGTGGACCCGGTCAACCGGCACGGCGAGCCCGGGCGCTTCCTGATCGGCGACGAGGCCGCGGTGCGCGGCGTCCCGGCCGCGGTGGAGGCCATGAAGCTGCTCTACGGCCTGGCCTTCGACGAGCTCGGCCTGGTCCGGGTGCACGGCATCGTCGCCGCCGGGAACACGCCGATGATCAGGTGGCAGAAGTTCCTGGGCATGCAGGTGGAGGGCCGTCTGCGCGACCACCTCTACCTCGACGGCCGGTTCCAGGACGCCGTCGCGCTGGGCCTGCTGGTGGCCGACTACCGGACGACGACCCTGCCGCGCATGAACGTGCTCATCCACGCAGCCCGCAGCCGATGACCGACTCCATGGAGGAGACGCCCGTGCTCGACCACGCCGCCGTCCAGGACATCGTCCTGCACGCACTCACCACCCTCAACGAGGAGCGCAGCCCGGACGACGCGCTCGTCGTCAGCCCGCAGACCCGGCTCTTCGGCGCCGACGCGGAGCTGGACTCGCTGGCCCTCGTGTCGGTGATCGTCGACGTCGAGGAGGAGGTCTCCGCCGCTGCGGGCCGCCCCGTCAGCCTCACCGACGACCGCGCCATGAGCCGGGACGTCTCGCCCTACACCGACGTGGAGTCGCTGACCGCCTACGTGGTGGAGCTCCTGTCGGAACCGGCGTGAGCGGCACCGGCTCGACCTACGAGGGCAAGCTGACGCTGGTCACCGGCAGCCGGCGCGGCATCGGCCGCATGATCAGCGAACACGTCCTGGCCCACGGCGGGCGCGTCGCGGGCTTCGCGCGCGGTGAGTCGACGATCGAGCACCCGGGGTACACCCACGTCCAGGTCGACGTCGCCGACCCCGCCTCGGTCCAGCGCGGCTTCGCGGAGCTGAAGAAGGTCACCGACGCGGTGCACATCGTGGTGAACAACGCCGCGGTGCTGACCTCGCAGTACTCGATGATCATGCCGCCGGCGGCCGCCGCGGCCATGGTCAACACCAACCTGCTGGGCGCCTTCATGGTCTCCCGCGAGGCGGCCAAGATGATGCGCCGCACCAAGTGGGGCCGGATCGTGAACATCAGCTCCATGGCCGTGGGCCTGGAGCCGATCGGGGACTCGATGTACGCCGCCTCCAAGGCGGGGCTCACGACGATGGGCAACGTCATGGCCAAGGAGCTGGCGCCGCTCAACGTCACCGTGA belongs to Modestobacter sp. L9-4 and includes:
- the csrA gene encoding carbon storage regulator CsrA, which produces MLTLTRSVGESIRIGEDIEVYVVEVRGGTVRLGFKAPREVAIHREEVYRQIAEANSLAAEVAADALGALAAFAPALNSSTSKE
- a CDS encoding flagellar biosynthesis protein FliA encodes the protein MSEFITAQPAPTTSTLPAGLAPAGAPEERRTREPLVFGGIPEADGWVLAPITPRDRVHFRTDRELPLAEFRAAFPADVTVTHDEGDGLYRVDGQPGTGDELAALTRAWCASHGYATVGLRPETGVRRRAPRDLPPAFLDGLCRHYCRVSLKRLQRNMSTIRLHLPDNDDVDQQVAEWVLKAVATYDEVKGVPFGAFLATQLSKWVHDLGRNAYGRTAADTENKQQKAIASFTAEHQRRPSEKELAAYMGQSVATLRRNSQTVATLNGLRNLQSLDGGADAVEFVVPDSAEVPDEIMGEAEQTLLSHALTAACAPDPTARRDQRAAQPNVLGWATWYLTTWGGQTKTQLSADLNTSVRNMNVHADRAEQALKARLSELGG
- a CDS encoding NlpC/P60 family protein, whose protein sequence is MLTGATLAVLLLLGALTQPPTEAGQAPRAVTDDAQTAATTLADATARYRAALAEAASATARAQQSRDAGHAAEADAATARTAVGSAAAAAYMSSAGQRWPVGRLSVDAPDATADVLHAQGLTEQLADARDADVARAGRAAVHAAQYTDEAAAAEDSATVARARAAAVLTEIHGIATTMDLRTSARWAGLSTTPASADQQERNATALTGWQTYLDRLVAAGITPPTATELADADDLPPGLAPLRDGSGTPVPGVASAYADGQVLTVLPAETVAAVSAALAQLGRPYLPGQSGPDGYDCAGLTSTAWTQAGLGIAGDLAGQWAQGTPVPRSQLQVGDLVFSTRWGSGLDDVGLYLGGTSVLSASADRWQVAVHDVGDLTTAVRVTVPAATPTPLPVATTGPATCSAPPPAPGTATSPAEAGWGGWSNGQIPADQLCGVAPGQRLRCDAAAAYGAMSAAYQAAFGSPLCITDSYRSFAAQVDAHVRKPRITAVPGTSNHGWGLAVDLCGGINVFGTAQTAWMQLNAGHFGWVHPDWAQARGQNPEPWHWEYGSLA
- a CDS encoding citrate synthase, with amino-acid sequence MSETASTPDVALRWPGGELPMRVIPSTEGSEGIDTSKLLATTGQVALDIGFVNTASCTSEITYIDGDAGILRYRGYPIDQLAGKASFLEVSYLLIYGELPTADQLGEFDQRLRRHTLLHEDLKGFFNGFPRNAHPMPVLSSAVSALSTFYQDSLDPFDSRQVELSTVRLLAKLPTIAAYAYKKSIGQPMLYPDNSLGLVENFLRMTFGFPAEPYEADPELVKALDMLFVLHADHEQNCSTSTVRLVGSAHANMFASVSSGIHALSGPLHGGANSSVLEMLEAIKADGGDIGHFVDRVKNKEPGVKLMGFGHRVYKNYDPRAALVKATADTVLNKLGGNNELLDLARQLEEIALHDDYFISRKLYPNVDFYTGLIYRAMGFPTKMFTVLFALGRLPGWIAQWREMIEDPATKIGRPRQVYTGPTERSFVELSAR
- a CDS encoding DegT/DnrJ/EryC1/StrS aminotransferase family protein produces the protein MPLLDLGALHAELSPDLEDAALRVVRSGRLLLGPELAAFEEAWATAVGARFAVGVGNGLDALSLGLRALGIGPGDEVLVPGHTFVATWLAVAHVGAVPVPVDVRSARADWDDVALAAAVTPRTRAILPVHLYGHPVDLDPVLRLARDHDLAVLDDAAQAHGARLRDRPVGGLTHATAWSFYPGKNLGALGDGGAVTTSDPETARRLRSLRNYGSTEKYRHDEVGWNSRLDELQAAVLSVKLRRMEAHNARREAVARRYDEGLAGLDLVLPERVAWATPAWHLYVVRSRHRDRLQEHLAAAGVEAGVHYPIPCHRQGAFAGTALAEAHLPVSDALAREVLSLPMDPMLSPHDQDRVIDAVRSFRA
- a CDS encoding FdtA/QdtA family cupin domain-containing protein; the encoded protein is MTPPDRRSPSPGRRATDWNPRPEGSGAGCRIVDLPRITDPRGNLTSLEGGVHMPFDIARVYYLYDVPGGESRGGHGHRELQQLIVAAAGSFDVVVDDGTETARFHLNRSYHGLLVPRLVWRELGNFSSGSVCLVLASQVYAEDDYYRDYDDFREARRAAEAAGEVGGAAAAR